ACTCTGACTCACTTCtcgattttttttctcaccGGCACTATTCGCGAATTTACGCCGTTGTGATTGACAGGCGGGCAGGGGGACAACAACTTCGTGCGTAGCCATCTATTCTTCTATCTTAATCGATGGATGATGCAGTGATTGTATACTGACGAttgttttattttgttttgtacTGTGATCAGGGCACGGGAAACGGCAAGCAAGTCGAGGACCAGTCGTTCACCCACCCAGACAATGCGGCGTTACTGGTGCATGCCCCGCTTTACTTCTAGAATATCGTTGACTTGTTTGTACTGATTGTGCTACCACTATACAGAGATCCTTTGAGACCAAGCGTCCTGTACGCGTCGTGCGCGGGTTCAAACCCAACTCTGTATATGCGCCTGCACAAGGGTGAGGGTTTACTTTATCTGTCTGTACCATAATGTCCGCcgattttgacttttttgtgTGGCATGGTAGGTACCGCTACGATGGGATGTACGTCGTAGAGAACGCATATATGAGCAAGAGCAAAGAAACAGGATACATGATCTGCACATATGAGCTCCGAGTAAGTCCCAAGATTTAGATCAGCTTGGTTTCCCTTTTCCTCCCCCCTTAACTTTCTTGCTAACTAACTTTATGGTGTGTTTGTGCGATCGGCGACAGCGTGTACCTGGCCAACCACCCATCCCGAAGCGCGAGCTCTAGGCCAAATTAATCTGGAATTCAAACTCAAACCCCATTTTCCTCTCCGCATTTCAATTTTGAATCTTCGACGTTCGATGATGATATCCGGCCCAATACTGCCTTTTGACGTCGACTGCTTTTATGTGTTGATATTACTTAACTGTTACTATATACTCTGTACACACATCTGATCTCACGATTCAGTGACCCCCTGCTATAATCCCtgctttcttgttcttgttctggTCGTTTTCCCGTTTCTTGATAATGATATTAATGCTATACGTACAGTATAGTAAAGTCATGTACACCGTTTACCCATTGATTGAAGTGTTGTTGTCCAAGGACGTACGTATGGATGGGAAGATAGGGAAACCATTTGAGCTTTGGATTCTGGAATTTGATTCCTGTGGGGAAATTCAGAGTTGGCCTTCAATagaacgttgaacgttctGGTTTTGTAGCAGTTTGAAATGGAATTTAAATATTATCATTGGGATCTGAGCCTTGCATATAATATTTTCGAGCGTCGAAGGTTTGTTGAACttagagtaaaaaaaagtttgACATGAAGTCGCGTCTTTGTGAACTCGGCCCGCCGGCAGCTTCACCTACAATGAGCACGTGACGTGGACACGTTAATGAGGTCACGATTGGCTGGCCATTGCAACCCTAATCTCAACTCTGACCTTGTTTCTCGCCACGAACGTTAGCGAAACCCCCGCTGCTGCCTCAAAAGTGCGGTATATCGTACCTGCATTTTGACAGTGACCTAAAAAGACGCATATCATACGCGATTCACATTCCTCAGTGCCTGAACAAGACGAGTTTTCGACGTGGAACACACCGCATAGGATTCGATACAGACGACTTTGCCGCTGTCTTGCTATATTTCTATAATCAGTCATGAGTAATATCATTCAGGAGTATTTGGAGGGAAAGATTGTGAGTTGTTTGTTTCGTTGGTGTGAAATGACAATGTAATTGACCAATACTTATTTTACAACCTAGGATTTCGCGGGGCAGAATTTGGTTGACCTGATTAGCAAGGCGACGTTAGCTGGGTCTGGTGTGAGTATCTTTCTCCGCCTCTGTGCTGAAATTAGGCTGCGAGATGGATAGACATCTTGAGTGCAAACTATTCGGTAGCGTGTGCTCATTGCTTTTCTAGGTCCTGGCGTTCGTTGTGGGGTTCGTACTACAGGATATCCGTATAACGTTCGCTATCATGGGGCTGGCGACTGTAACCCTTGCATTGGTATGTCAACAGACTCTCGTCTTTTGCCAATGATACATATTGATGAGCGGCGGTGTGATTCAGCTCGTTCTTCCTCCGTGGCCCATATTCAACCGCAATCCGGTGAAATGGTTGCCTGTCAAAAACACGAAAACAGAATGATTTGCTTTTATACATACGTTGTGTACTATACCTCCCCTGTCTATACCATTTGTTATGTGTTTAAGATGATGCGGCGGTGTGTGTTATTGTGTCGCTGGAGACTCGGACTCGAATGGGCTGCGGCGGTGAGCAGCCCGCCCGTATATTATTGATATGCCACAGTAGCCTGGGGTAGATGTTAATACAAGAATACCTCCTAGGCTGTAGGAAATACCCAGCTACACATAGAAGCGAAAATAGTTTGAAAGTAGGTCGAATAAGGGTCAATTGATGTTAAATAAGGCCGGTTCTGACAAATTAGGAGCGAGGCCGCCCGCTGGTCCCGAAGGAATCCCACAACGCTGAGCGGcgttttggatcttgtcaGTGACCTCGAGTGTCTTTGGAATCGTTGTTCCCATCTTTCTGCGCTCTACAACCCGTCTATCTCTCAAGAATCCGGTGCACGGGCCCACCGTAGTCCAGCTCCCACCTCAACAAAAAGAGATGTCCACCTACCCGACAGCACTCGCCCCGCAGCTGAACCAGGTCCCGGAGGACGCTGTTGCGGGTCAGCCAACCCCGTCGCAGGGAGGCATGATCGGAGGCCACGAGTTCGACATGGCCATAGGCCAGCCATCACACTACCAGCAGCCATCAACCCCACACGCCCCTTCCAGCAACAGTAACAgtaacagcaacagcaacaacgcCAGCTCGGTTGGCTCAGCACCACTTCCTCGAGGGGCCACACCCAACTCTCATCGTGCCAGACCCGTCTCGATGCCCCCGCAAGCCTACGCCCCATCGCAGCCCCCAGCTAGCAGCCGCGATGCAGACTCCCGGGACCGGTCACAGCCTGCGGGTGACGAAAACAGGGAAAGGAGAAGACACAGGGACGACCACAACAGCACGACCGGCAGGTCCAGTCGCTCCAACCGCATCCTCGGCGACTACACGCTCAGCAAAACCCTCGGCGCAGGAAGCATGGGCAAGGTCAAGCTCGCCACCCACAACATCACCGGAGAGAAGGTTCGTCTAATCTACGCTATCGCACTTTCTCAACTTTCTCAACTACTTGAATAGCTTGCCGTCAAAATTCTGCCCCGTGTCTACCCTAATCCACCACCCCAGACGAATGGGAACAACGACTCGGCCGCGCGCCAGGCCTCACGGGACGCATCCAAGGAAATTCGGACTCTTCGCGAAGCCGCACTCTCCATGCTTCTCTACCACCCCTATATCTGCGGCATGCGCGAGATGATCGTCCACCAGCACCACTATTACATGGTCTTCGAGTACGTCAACGGCGGCCAGATGCTCGACTACATCATCAGCCACGGCCGCCTGCGTGAGCGCGTCGCCCGCAAGTTCGCACGCCAGATCGGAAGCGCGCTCGAGTACTGCCATCTTAATAGCGTGGTCCATCGAGGTAACGTACTCTTCTTACTCCCGATATTAAAAAACTCTAATTCGCTATGTTTAgatttgaaaattgagaacATTCTCATTTCCCAGACGGGCAACATAAAAATCATAGACTTTGGCCTGTCCAATCTGTTTGATCCCTTGGATCATCTATCCACATTCTGTGGATCTTTGTACTTTGCTGCCCCTGAGCTGCTCAATGCTCGGGTCTATACTGGCCCCGAGGTTGATGTCTGGAGCTTTGGTGTTGTCCTCTACGTTTTGGTGTGCGGTAAAGTACCTTTTGACGACCAGAGCATGCCAGCTCTCCATGCAAAGATCAAACGTGGTCTAGTAGAGTATCCGGTTTGGCTCAGCTCCGGTAATTTCAAGTTTGTAACCATTTTCCTTCATGGCTGATTACTATCTTTCTAGAGTGCAAACATCTTCTCTCGCGGATGTTAGTCACCAACCCCGCCAACCGTGCTTCTCTCGCTGAAGTTATGAGCCACCCATGGATGATCCGTGGCCACACGGGTCCTCCAGCGATCCATATGGTCCATCGCGAACCTCTACGCGCCGACGAACTCGATCGACAAGTGATCAAGGGCATGACGGGCTTCGAGTTCGGCACAGAAGACGAAATCGAACAGAAACTCATCCGCATCCTCGAGTCTGAAAACTACATTCGGGCGGTGCAGCATTGGGAACGCAAACGGAGTATGGGTAATTTGAATGGTAATGGCAACAGCACCTCCCGCTGGGGCGAGTCCGTGTCCAATTCAAGTCTCGCAATCTCCTTCGACAGCAACAGCGGCAAGAACGACGCATCCGCTTCAAGTAGCAGCAAAAAGTCCCGCCGGTTCTCGGGCTTCGATTACTATAGACGCAAGCTGTTCTCACCAGCGTCGTCACCACCAGGGAGTCCTCAGAGTCATTCACCACCCCATTCACAGCATCATCTCGCTCATCCTTCATTTGCAGATTCGAACCGGGAGCCGATGGACCCGACGAAGGGATTCCACCCTCTGATATCGATGTACTACCTCGCACGCGAAAAGCTAGAGCGCGATCGTGTATATGGCCCCGGCCAGTTCGCGAGCTCACAGTTGTCGATCTCAGGCGATGCGGCCAACCAGGCTGCCCTCAACATGACGACACCCGTGGACGAAACCTCGATGCGCCAGCAACAGTACCTCGCCACGACTCAGCCACACTTCACCGCGCCCGCAGTGGCGAAGAAGGACCCACTCCCATCCGCCAAGTCCAAGGCGGACTACAGCATGCCGTTGCCCCGACTTCCCGCACCCGAGACGTCGCATTACTCTGGCATGTCGTACGACAATACAGCAGCGCCATCGCCAACCTCGCCAGCGTTTGCGCAGCCGCGTGCAAGGGATCCAGGGCTTCCGCCACCATCGCCTTCTGTGCAGCAAAGGCAGCATATTGAGATcgagcaacagcagcagggCGTTGCACCGAAACAAAACTTCCCGCGTCCCCCGGCACCGACTAAGCATAATAGAAGTCACAGTCTTAGCCAGAGGCCGACGAATCTGGGGCGTGCTTGGGGTGGCATGTTTGGAGGAGGGGGCTCGGTCACGGAGAGTGTGAGCGCGGACGAACAGGGTGTTAGTCGGTTGCCTGCACTCCCGCAAACGGCTGGCCCGGAGATAACTTCGTTCGCGGAGAGGCAAGAGGAGGGTGCGGAGAAACACCATGACCATGGGTCGGCGTTTTCATCTGGTGCAACGCTCGTACGCAAGTTTGGGAGTATGCTGGTGGGTGGTGGGCGGAGCGATGATGGGAAGAGGCATGGGACTGTGTCAGGGAAAAGGGGTACAATTCTCAGCGGCGCGTCGACGTCTCCTAGGCCGTCTTCTGGTGATGTCAAGTCTgctgaagatgaaaaaaCAACACAGCCAATTGGCGAGGGTGCAGAAGGTACGGTCACGACACCCTCGGCGACACGGACTCTCTCCGCGAGCGTCAGCCAGCCAATTGGGAATGTGCATCGGCGTGCAGCGACTATTCTCGATCCTCAAGGGCGCACGACGCGGCACGAGAGGCGGAGCAGCACCGGTGCCGCGCTGGTCAACAGTGCATCCGGGGGCACGATTGGGCGCCACCGCCGTCCATCGACGGGCTATGGTAGTTCACGACCGATTACCGAGAGACTGTTTTCGAAAAATGAGGCGGAAAAGGATATGGCGGAAAagagagaggaggaggaagcgCAGGACGGAGGACAGCGTACTGGTGAAAACTTGGGTGAGGAGGGTATGGAAGAAACATTTAgggaggaggatgagaggCATACGAATGAAAAAGATTTCAAGCCCGTTTTCCTCAAGGGATTGTTTAGGTACGTCTATGTTGAAGTGTCACTATCGtggtttcttttttattcatGGTTATCTACTAAACAGTGTGGCTACCACGTCTACAAAACCGCCTACTGCTATTAAGGCAGATATACGTCGCGTTCTTGATAGGATGCAGGTCCAGTATCGGGAAACAAAGGGAGGATTTGAGTGTATACACTTGCCCTCTATTGACCTTTCCTCGGTCGAGACATCGACCATTCGTGGTAACTCGCACCACCAGCAGGCGTCATCGACTACATCAGGCGACACATCCCCATCGACGCCGAGTAATAACCGGCCATCGATCGCCAGAAAGGTTTCTAAGCTCTCGTTTGGGATGAAGCGTGACAAGGGCAAGGACCGCGAACAGACGGAGAGTAAAGACCAGGAGAAGtcggaaaaggagaaggagacgTCGACGACGGGACGGCCGTCGGGTGCGACGCTGATGACAACACCAAGCAGTGGGTCTTCGTCGTTCTTCAATGTGTCGTCGAACCACACAGTTGTCGCAGCCTCAGGTGATATCCAGACGAATGGGGTTTCGACGCCTAATCCTGGTGCAGATTCGGGTGTTACTCCCCCGCCGAGGTCGCACTCGCCCGCGATTTCGAGTAAGGATAAGGGCAAGGTGCTTCCCCCTATCCCACACGACTTTGCGCCGAGGCCTGCGTCGCCACAGCGCAGTCCAAGCCCTATGCCAACTGGAGAAATCGACCGCGAGTTGTTTGAGAGTATGGGTAATAATAGCTTGAGCGTCCGCTTTGAGATCAATATTGTAAAGGTAATGTCTCTGTGCGCCTTTaacctttttttgcttgacTTATTAATAATCTTTAGGTGCCTTGGCTACCATTACATGGGATCCAATTCCGACGTGCGGGTGGAGATGGTTGGCAGTATCAAATGCTGGCTAGGCGGGTCCTAACTGAACTGAAGCTATAACCTCTCTCTTATCCTCATCGATCGGCCAACGTTCCGACAATGAGTCAAAACTCACGCTTTTCTCTATCCCGCCTCACTCCTTTGCTCTGGAATCTTATTGCGCTCTGCTTGCTGCACAAATCCCACATGAATCATatacctacctacctacctacaCCTACCTACGTCTAACACCCACCGCTCTCGTTTTAATGTCTTTCTTGGTTTTTTATTTCTTCGGCGACGTCCCTTTATAGGTTTTGTTATATCAAACAAATCTTCGTCTTAtactctttttctctttcttgttgtcctttttttctttatcgATAGGCTTTCTATTATGTTTctgttttctatttctctttaggtttcttctttcttttttatttatcTGGTACACACTCACGAAATCGCATCCGCGTCCCCTCTCTCTCTTTAGCAGGTCTTTCAATAATGCATGTCTTTCGGAAATTCACTTCACGATATATTAATGAGAAtttttgctattttttttcatccCTACTGGGTGGATATGCATATACCATTCAAAGACGCACGATCAATACACGCGATGGTTTGAACTTATCTACTATCCTTTTTGTTCAGCGGTGAGACTTTGGGTTGCTTCAAGCGAAAAGAAAGCTTCGAGGCAGACTTCAATTGTGCCATGTGACCGGAGGTAAATCCGGGTATAGCGGACCGTATATACCCGGTCAATAACGCGAAGGCTTCGCGACGATTCACACCTTGATTCTTCTCATCTTCAACAGTTTTCATTTTCACCTTCTCGCTGGCAGCAATATACCGCAAATTCTGGCATAAAGGATAGAAGCACTTTTTCAGCGGAAATGAAGCAGGTGTGTGGGTATGGCATAGTTAATCAATGCAAAGCGCGTCTTGACTTGTTGATGGTTCGAAAAGGAGGTGAAAAATAGATTAACTGGCATTTACTGTGAAGATGTGGCTTCTACGTCACAGTGGGATAGGAGCGCCAGCACAAGAGCGAAGTCTGGAGCTGGATGTGTATAAATACTCGTCCAATGCCTTGTCTGGTTTATAACGCTTCTTTCGATCTTCGCTTGCTGGTATTCGACTCTCAGAAACATGTCAGGCGATCGTCCTCCGTATTTTGGACTCACGGGCGCAACTCTCAATGTATGGGTCACTGTAGCGTGCACAACGGCTATGACACTATTCGGTGAGCTGGAAAATGACGCATATATCAACTTGATATTCGGCTGAGTACAATCTATTTTTTATTCAGGTTATGATCAGGGCGTGTTCGGTGGAATCATTGTCACGGACGACTTTTTGAAGACTATGGGTAATCCAAGTCCAACTCTTCAAGGGACCATTGTGTCATTGTATGATATCGGATGGTATGTGTTTGATGATTGTCCGATTGTACGGGTAGGTTTTGATATGGATCATCAACAGTTTTTTTGGCGCTGTATCTACCTTTGGATTTGGCGAGAGGTTAGGTCGGAAAAAGACGTTCTTGATTGGGGTGACGATCATGTCTATCGGGGCGATCCTTCAAACGTGTTCATTCACAGTGACTCAAATGATTGTTGCGCGTTTGGTGACTGGTGAGTTTTTATCCTTTTTGAGATATCAATCAAACAGTCTGACCCTGCACATAAAGGTGTTGGCAATGGGTATGTTATCTTCGCGACATTTCTTGGCGAGGAGCCCATATCTAATCCATTCTATCTTTCTTAGGATAAACACTGCCACTGCCCCTGTATGGCAGAGCGAAACCTCGAAACCCAGCTGGAGAGGCAAATTGGTCGTTTTTGAAATGATGTGCGTATCACATTCCCCTGTGCACATAATTAATCATTGATGTGATAGATAAATGCAGAATGAATATCGCTGGCTTTTCGTTGAGCAATTGGATGACGTACGGTTTCAGTTTCACTCAAGGAAGCATTGCTTGGAGGTTTCCTATCGCCTTTCAGCTAGTGTTTTCAATCATTTTAATTTCGACTATTCCATGGCTGCCCGAAAGTCCACGCTGGCTTCTGGCACATGGATACCACGAAGAGGGCGTTAATGTTTTGGTAGCCCTGGAAGGATCACATGCGACACCTAAAGATGAGCTGATCATTAATCAAACTGAAAATATTTTGGAAGCCGTACGCATCGAACAAGAAACCGCACCAAGTTGGCGGGATATTCTAAAAGGAAGAACCGGTAACACTGGAATGATCCAAAGGCTAATCCTTGGAGGAGGTGCGGTAAATCAATTAAGAGTAACTCCAAGAAGCTTACGATGACTTCCGTTGAACAGGGACACAATGGATGCAACAGCTGGTTGGCATCAATGTTACGAGCTATTAGTCCGTGTCGTTTTCGTACTTCGCTTAAACTTTATTGACTTCAGTCGGACGATTAGTCTCCCTCTTGTCCTGCAGAATTCCGTAGGATTGTCAAACAACTTATCTCGACTACTCGCGGCCTGCAACTCTGTTTCATACctgtttttctcttttgctGGGCTGCTTTTGATTGAAAGGGCTGGCCGAAGGAAACTAATGATGTGGGGTGCGGCAGGTCAATGCGTGTGCTACATCTTCATATCGGCACTACTCTCTCAAGCGAATAATCCCGCCAACGGCGCCAAATTTGGAGCAGGAGCGACAGcgttcttctttctctattatgtattttttgggatATGTTGGCAGGCACGACATGACGTTTTTTCATTTACGATATCCACTCATGTTTTTTTGCAACACGCAGGGAGTGCCATGGTTATACCCGACGGAAATTAATAGCTCGGCTATGAGAACGAAGGGAGCAGCAGTTGGTACTGCATCTAACTGGTACTATTGGTCAATGTATCACTCCATCTAAACCATTATGCCTGACGTCGAAAATGCAGGATTTCCAATTACATCGTAGTGCAGATTACACCGTCTGGGATTGCTAATATAGGCTGGCGTTTCTATCTCATTTGGGTGGTGTTCAACGCTATTTTTGTGCCGGTACGTTGCCTCCGTTATCTACTTGATTCGATGTTTAGGAACCCACTGTACTTCTAGCTTGTCTGGCTCGTGTATCCAGAGACATCCAACCGTCAGCTCGAAGACATCGACAGGTTGTACCGAGACAATAAGTCGATGATCTTTGTATTCAGGAACAAAGAGGCCACTCAAGTCGAACGCCCTCAGCGATTTATAGACGCTGACCAGGCACGAATTAGTATGCTCGCGAGGTCAAAAGAGAAGGACCAGGGCACCCCTGAAGAAAGCATCCAGAACTGACTGCAATTACACAATGCAATGTGTATTTTGTGTTAGTGCAAATGCACATGCCTCGGCTTTTAGGTTTAGTTTTTGTTTCCGACTCCTGTCAGTTTCGATTGCCGAAAGATAGAGTCCTCGTTGGCTCGCGCTCCATTTTTCCAACCGGCATGAGAAAAAGCAAGTGGAGGTGGGACGTAGGAGAAATGATGTGAGAGAGAAAAGCGTATGGAAGATTGGTGTATACAATATTAGTCGTCCATCTTAATGCCACCCACTGCAAGTCAATGTAACTAAGTGTATGAAAGTGCATCATTCCTGTGGATTCTATTGTATTCATACATGTTTGACAAGTTGGATGAAATTCGGGAGCGCGGAAATTCATGTGGCTGTGCACTCATGAGCCCTAAAAGAG
This portion of the Psilocybe cubensis strain MGC-MH-2018 chromosome 12, whole genome shotgun sequence genome encodes:
- a CDS encoding E3 ubiquitin-protein ligase UHRF1 produces the protein MAERLRRQFMESQPDWFPTQQDPRFGPPAKYPIFHTFRNRIECSKAGIHAPTVAGIAGTVKDGAFSICVSGGYRDDKDEGDFMYVSHFASLVGTGNGKQVEDQSFTHPDNAALLRSFETKRPVRVVRGFKPNSVYAPAQGYRYDGMYVVENAYMSKSKETGYMICTYELRRVPGQPPIPKREL
- a CDS encoding Protein kinase kin1; translation: MSNIIQEYLEGKIDFAGQNLVDLISKATLAGSGVLAFVVGFVLQDIRITFAIMGLATVTLALNPVHGPTVVQLPPQQKEMSTYPTALAPQLNQVPEDAVAGQPTPSQGGMIGGHEFDMAIGQPSHYQQPSTPHAPSSNSNSNSNSNNASSVGSAPLPRGATPNSHRARPVSMPPQAYAPSQPPASSRDADSRDRSQPAGDENRERRRHRDDHNSTTGRSSRSNRILGDYTLSKTLGAGSMGKVKLATHNITGEKLAVKILPRVYPNPPPQTNGNNDSAARQASRDASKEIRTLREAALSMLLYHPYICGMREMIVHQHHYYMVFEYVNGGQMLDYIISHGRLRERVARKFARQIGSALEYCHLNSVVHRDLKIENILISQTGNIKIIDFGLSNLFDPLDHLSTFCGSLYFAAPELLNARVYTGPEVDVWSFGVVLYVLVCGKVPFDDQSMPALHAKIKRGLVEYPVWLSSECKHLLSRMLVTNPANRASLAEVMSHPWMIRGHTGPPAIHMVHREPLRADELDRQVIKGMTGFEFGTEDEIEQKLIRILESENYIRAVQHWERKRSMGNLNGNGNSTSRWGESVSNSSLAISFDSNSGKNDASASSSSKKSRRFSGFDYYRRKLFSPASSPPGSPQSHSPPHSQHHLAHPSFADSNREPMDPTKGFHPLISMYYLAREKLERDRVYGPGQFASSQLSISGDAANQAALNMTTPVDETSMRQQQYLATTQPHFTAPAVAKKDPLPSAKSKADYSMPLPRLPAPETSHYSGMSYDNTAAPSPTSPAFAQPRARDPGLPPPSPSVQQRQHIEIEQQQQGVAPKQNFPRPPAPTKHNRSHSLSQRPTNLGRAWGGMFGGGGSVTESVSADEQGVSRLPALPQTAGPEITSFAERQEEGAEKHHDHGSAFSSGATLVRKFGSMLVGGGRSDDGKRHGTVSGKRGTILSGASTSPRPSSGDVKSAEDEKTTQPIGEGAEGTVTTPSATRTLSASVSQPIGNVHRRAATILDPQGRTTRHERRSSTGAALVNSASGGTIGRHRRPSTGYGSSRPITERLFSKNEAEKDMAEKREEEEAQDGGQRTGENLGEEGMEETFREEDERHTNEKDFKPVFLKGLFSVATTSTKPPTAIKADIRRVLDRMQVQYRETKGGFECIHLPSIDLSSVETSTIRGNSHHQQASSTTSGDTSPSTPSNNRPSIARKVSKLSFGMKRDKGKDREQTESKDQEKSEKEKETSTTGRPSGATLMTTPSSGSSSFFNVSSNHTVVAASGDIQTNGVSTPNPGADSGVTPPPRSHSPAISSKDKGKVLPPIPHDFAPRPASPQRSPSPMPTGEIDRELFESMGNNSLSVRFEINIVKVPWLPLHGIQFRRAGGDGWQYQMLARRVLTELKL
- a CDS encoding MFS-type transporter oryC, coding for MSGDRPPYFGLTGATLNVWVTVACTTAMTLFGYDQGVFGGIIVTDDFLKTMGNPSPTLQGTIVSLYDIGCFFGAVSTFGFGERLGRKKTFLIGVTIMSIGAILQTCSFTVTQMIVARLVTGVGNGINTATAPVWQSETSKPSWRGKLVVFEMIMNIAGFSLSNWMTYGFSFTQGSIAWRFPIAFQLVFSIILISTIPWLPESPRWLLAHGYHEEGVNVLVALEGSHATPKDELIINQTENILEAVRIEQETAPSWRDILKGRTGNTGMIQRLILGGGTQWMQQLVGINVTSYYLPLVLQNSVGLSNNLSRLLAACNSVSYLFFSFAGLLLIERAGRRKLMMWGAAGQCVCYIFISALLSQANNPANGAKFGAGATAFFFLYYVFFGICWQARHDGVPWLYPTEINSSAMRTKGAAVGTASNWISNYIVVQITPSGIANIGWRFYLIWVVFNAIFVPLVWLVYPETSNRQLEDIDRLYRDNKSMIFVFRNKEATQVERPQRFIDADQARISMLARSKEKDQGTPEESIQN